The following proteins come from a genomic window of Eubalaena glacialis isolate mEubGla1 chromosome X, mEubGla1.1.hap2.+ XY, whole genome shotgun sequence:
- the LOC133082636 gene encoding LOW QUALITY PROTEIN: methionine aminopeptidase 1-like (The sequence of the model RefSeq protein was modified relative to this genomic sequence to represent the inferred CDS: inserted 1 base in 1 codon) yields MAEDQPASISQPAAVETRVCETDGCSSEAKLQCPTCIKLGIQGSYFCSQXDEKAKRESVSPWTVEGDINTDPWAGYRYTGKLRPHYPLMPTRPVPSYIQRADYADHPLGMSESEQALKGTSQIKLLSSEDIEGMRLVCRLAREVLDIAAGMIKPGVTTEEIDHAVHLACIARNCYPSPLNYYNFPKSCCTSVNEVICHGIPDRRPLQEGDIVNVDITLYRNGYHGDLNETFFVGDVDEGARKLVQTTYECLMQAIDAVKPGVRYRELGNIIQKHAQANGFSVVRSYCGHGIHKLFHTAPNVPHYAKNKAVGVMKPGHVFTIEPMICEGGWQDETWPDGWTAVTRDGKRSAQFEHTLLVTDTGCEILTRRLDSARPHFMSQF; encoded by the exons ATGGctgagga CCAGCCAGCCTCCATCAGCCAGCCAGCGGCCGTGGAGACGCGTGTGTGCGAGACGGACGGTTGCAGCAGTGAGGCCAAGCTCCAGTGTCCCACCTGCATCAAGCTGGGCATACAGGGCTCGTACTTCTGCTCGC AAGATGAAAAGGCCAAGCGAGAATCTGTGTCTCCCTGGACTGTGGAGGGTGATATCAACACTGACCCATGGGCAGGTTATCGATATACTGGTAAACTCAGACCACATTATCCACTGATGCCAACAAGGCCAGTGCCAAGTTATATTCAAAGAGCAGATTATGCTGATCACCCTTTAGGAATGTCTGAATCTGAGCAGGCTCTTAAAGGTACTTCTCAAATTAAGTTACTCTCATCTGAAGATATAGAAGGGATGCGGCTCGTATGTAGGCTTGCCAGAGAAGTACTGGACATTGCTGCTGGGATGATTAAACCAGGTGTAACTACTGAAGAAATAGATCATGCTGTACACTTAGCATGCATTGCAAGAAATTGCTATCCTTCTCCCCTGAATTATTATAATTTCCCAAAGTCTTGTTGTACTTCAGTGAATGAAGTGATCTGCCATGGAATTCCAGACAGACGGCCCTTGCAAGAAGGTGATATTGTTAATGTGGACATCACTCTTTATCGCAATGGTTATCATGGGGACCTGAATGAGACGTTTTTTGTTGGAGACGTGGATGAGGGAGCTCGGAAACTGGTTCAGACCACGTATGAGTGCCTGATGCAAGCCATTGATGCAGTGAAACCTGGTGTTCGATACAGAGAATTGGGAAACATTATTCAGAAGCATGCCCAAGCAAATGGATTTTCAGTTGTTCGAAGCTATTGTGGGCATGGAATCCACAAGCTTTTTCATACGGCCCCCAATGTACCCCACTATGCCAAAAATAAAGCAGTTGGAGTGATGAAGCCTGGCCACGTATTTACAATTGAGCCAATGATTTGTGAAGGCGGATGGCAGGATGAAACCTGGCCGGATGGCTGGACAGCAGTGACGAGAGATGGGAAACGGTCTGCCCAGTTCGAGCACACCCTGCTGGTCACGGACACTGGCTGCGAAATCCTAACCCGGCGACTCGATAGCGCGCGGCCTCACTTCATGTCCCAATTTTAA